CAAACCGACCGTGTATCTAAATTGATCGAGTGCAGTAAATAAGAGTGTGTAAATAATCACTATCGATCGGAATCACGTGTACAGTTAAGTTATAAAAACGGTTATATCGAGTATCGAATAGAAGCTTAAGGAAAGGAATAGTTATTAAGACAGAAATAGTTAAGTTATAATGAAAGTGATTGGATAGTAAAAGAGCTTAATTTAATTTACAGACGGTATCTAAGAAACATGCAGAGATCGAGGCTAACAGCCGGGAGGCATCAGCATGGATCTGCGATTTGGATTCTTCCAACAAAACAAAACTGAATAATGTAAAGTAAATCGTATGGATGAAATACGTAATCGATATCGGTTTATCTAATTTTAATCTCTTCAGAATCGATTACTATCTCTTCTACCAATCGTTGTTAAGCTTTCGCTAGTAAAGTAAGATTAAAACGAACTATTAAGGCTTTCTTTGGGAATTTTACATTCAGTGCACTATTCAATTTCAAGTGAAGTGCCAAATAGGTTCTCACATGGAGGCATACATTCCATTTCtgcattctatttctatatctgtaGAATTAAATTTTAGTAAAAATACTAAAACAAGTGCAATGGCAATAATTGCCGGTTCTTCTTGTGGCAACCGCATTTATTCGACTAAGTAAACCGCATGCTTTCATCTTTATACAGAATATCGACACTGCGCTATAGTTAAGTAAACAGAATTTCAATTTAATTTTATGTCACCTTTTCCCATAGATAATTTTAAGGCCAAATCGGTGTTACGAGCTGAAAGATGGAAACGTATTGGAGTTTGGTATGGTAAGAGCAATTTATAATGTCTGTGGTTCAATGGACGAATCTCTGATCCCAGAAACTCCAGCGCCGAATCGTCTTAAGAAACAAAATCTAATTATTCCTGCAACACCTGACTCGTCGTTGGTAATTACTATTTACTCTTCTAGGCACTCGTCATTTAACGATCACTAGACTGTGGTTGTTCGTTCAGCTTTATACTTGTAGAAACTGACTTGAAAAATGGAACTTGAATGTTTATTTGTTTCGCTCTGTAACTGCTACAATCTGTAATTTATTTTGTGCATTTTGTATCAAATTATCACCGTTACATCAATAGCTTTTGGTATATCAATtacatatttaaatatatgCGCATATTACAATTTATCCGTCTTACAGGATAACGTCTCTGTAATACCCGCCACTCAAAGCGACAATAAAGAATCCATGTTTCGATACCCAAGTTTACCAATCAAAACTTCCATTGGCAGCACTCGGAAAAGCAGTCTACAGGACTCCTCCATCGATGTCAGCCTGAACGACTCGCGTTCCGCGACAAAGGAGCACAGTGTAGGTGAACACAGAATTAGTATTCACGATATGGAAACGCAGAACTCGATTGAGTCCCACAATGAGACAGACGACGACATTCACGACGTCGAGACGCAGAAGATCTGTCTGACCAAAAAGATTCGAGCGCTTGCGAAATCGTCGCACAGCCAGGCGACTAATATTCACGATCTAGAAACGCAGTGCGAAGAAGACGATGCACCTGCTGAAGTTTCTGATATTCACAATGTGGAAACGCAACACGATATAAGCATCCACGATATGAAAACATCGAAACAAATTGATTTAATTCGAAAAGACACAGCTGGAGACGATAGTGCGTCGAATATCGCGAACCTTGAAACATCGGAAACTAAAGAAGGGAAAAAGTTAACAAATGAGAAGGACGACGTTCGTAACGCGGTAACGCGAGAGGGTGAAATTAATATCAGTACATCGCATCCTAATGACGCTGATAAGGTTGAAGATAAAGTTGAGGATACTGAAACAGCTGACAGTCCTCAAAAAGACTTGCAATTGTCGCTCACAAATTCTGACGATGACAATTTAACGGAATGCGATGAAAGTCGAAATTTACTTGGCTCGCAACCTCTGGTAGAGTTCCTGGAAGATAACTACGAACCATCGAATGACGCGAACTTGAAATCGTCAAGTCCTAAAAGAGTTTCGGATGCGAACGACCGCGACACGAGCAACAAAAGTACCGACGATGAAAACATATTCGATGCAGCGACGCAGGTGAGCAAAGTCAACGAAAGTCCTTCGAAAGACGCACCGCAGAGCGTCGATTATCCGTTTAAGGCTAGATCGCTGGTAGACGACTCAAACGATACGGACGAAGACTGCGTGTTTCAGATGTACTCGTATAACAGACGTAAAGATAGTGAAAAGTCATCGAAAAGTCAACTGTCTGATAGCGAAGACTCGACTACGGACGAGGAAGGCCGCTTCGCTGAAATCGCTTTGAAGCAAAAGCAGAACGTGTCCAActgcttcgcaaatcacaacGGAAGTAGAGGAGGTAAATGCGAGGCCAGTACCAGCAAAGACTCAGAGGACCTCTTTGACAAGCTCACGCAACCGGTAAATTGGAGGACGCCGAATAAAAAAGACACGGTTAAGGAAGTATCCTTCGATGCACCTACTCAAGTGATTGACGCGAAGAACCCTGAGAATAATGAGAAAACGAACGATGATACAAGAACAATGGAAGACGTTGATATGGCGCCCACGCAAATTATTCGTAGGTCGAGTAATTCCCCTGTAAAAGAAATTAATCCCCTTGTGTCTTTAACGAGAAAGAAAGGAGCTTCAGACGAGGAAGATATTTCTGAAATAGATAACAACGCGCCCACTCAAATAATCAACATTGCGGAAAAAGCTACACACGAGACCGATGAATCATCCAGTACTTTAGATCCGCTGAAAGCAATCGAAATAGAAGATCCTGGCATTGTAGATATCGATTATGAAATGGCGTCTACTCAACGAATCAGCGACATCGAGAAAGAGATCTCTGATACCTGCAAGGATGTATCGGAAAGTTCTAAGTCGAGCGATAGTATTGAAAGAAATCTGAACGCGATGTTTAAGGATGTGGACGACGAACGCATTGAAGAGCAACCACAAATATCTACTCAGGTTCTTAAAAATGTGTTGGAGTCGCCACAGTGTAAGGACAAATTGCCTGATAAAAATGAATCTAGTGTAGACGGTAAACCGACAGCAGAGAACAAACCAAGGAAGTCTACAAGAGTGAGAAAACTTAAACAATCGGCAACTGAATCTCCTTCGAATTTGATATCGAATAAAATACTCGATGCAAAGAACGCAAGTGAAGAACGCGTCGAGGAACAACCACAAAAGTCGCCCCAAGTTTTTAAAAGCGCATCGAAATCGCCAGAGCGGGAGACAGCCAATGTAGACAGCGACTCATCGACAAGGAAATCTACAAGACGATCTATAAGAAGCAGGAAAACACCGGTAGTTGAGTCCAATGATAACGAATCGCAAAGTTCAGAAAATTATTTCTCTACTCTTACTTCAACGCGAAAGCGAAGGATTTTGTTGGACTTCCAGGACTCCTCTGAACCCGATGAACGAAAAAAGCTTAACGAGAAGACGGTAAATGAAGAAACAACGTCAAAGTCCATTGACACTGCGAATAATGAAAACATCAGCGACGTATCATCGAAATCTGTACCTAAATGTTCGTCGACACCAAAATCTATACTCGAAAACCAATCAACCGAACTTGAGCATTTATCAACGCCTACATCttcgaagaaaaagaaaaataaagagTCAAAGGCAGTTGAATTGACTTCGGAAAAAACTAATATACCGAAACGTGACGAAGAGTCTGGCGAGTGTTCAAAAAATACAGATGGCCAAGCGTCCAGCGGATCGGTCGATGGTGAGCAACGTCAGCAACTCTGTACGATATTAGAAAACGACGAGGATATTTTAGCTGGTTTACCCGAAGTTCGAATTTCAGGTACTATATCGAACCCAGCGAGTCCAGACTCGTCTAAATCGGAATACAGAATAAACATTAACCGCAATCAACCGAGACAGGTGTCTGTACGGATCGCGCCAAAGAGAGAGGCTTCGCGAAAATCGACGCGGAAATCAGCGGTTCGTAAGAACATGGAAAACAGCGAACCTTATCGTGCCGTCAATAAGCTAAATTCCTCCGCCATTCTAAAAAGTTTGTTGAATTCGTTCTCAAACAATTTCGAAGTGAACAAAATGTCCGCGTTCGGGAACGTCGACGAAAAAGTAAATCAAATAGTGAAAGGATCAGTAAAGGAGTTGATGCCTGAAAGCTCGTGCAAATCTAAAGGGAGTGATTCTGTTCCACAatcgaaatctatagcttctgTGGATTTACAGAAGGAAAGGACGCGGAGTTCTATTGAGAGCAACCGAGGGACATGTAATTCCCCCAAGGAGAAAGCTGATAGTTCATCTGTTTTTCAGGTTGGGAAAGAAGCACTGGTTGAAAAAGCAGCTGCAGAACCTGCGAAAAGAAATGTACGAAGAACGACACGCGGTGGGAAACGGTCGTACAGTATGGTGAATACCATTGAAAGTAGCGATCCGAAAAAGCGTAAGCAAGACGTTAAGGTAGATGTATCTGCTGGTAGTACAGATAGAAAAGAGAACGGTATTTCTGGCAGACGACTGTCTTCGAGTATCTTGAACTTTGTCACTCGAGGAGATCCGCCAGTGAATTTGAGTGAGTCGAGTAATGCAAACTTGGATAAAGAGGTGGTCATAAAAATTCCTAGATATACTCCAACAGGGTCGATGTCTCCAAGTACTCCAACGGAATTGGTGACTAAAGAAAATGGTAGTAACAAAACAGCTGGACTACGTCGACGTTCAAGTCTCGTGAATACCCAAGTTGTATCAAATGTTGCAAGTAAGAGAAATCAGAAAATTGATCAGCACGTACAAATGCGAAACAATGTGAATCAAAAAACTACAAGTGGAATTAAGCCCTCCTCGGAAGACATCAGTTCTGAAGTTGGCGAGGAATCGCAGGAAGTAGAAATGATTATGAACAATTCGCTTAAAGAACAAAGTATTGCTTCAAACGTTGAAACGGGTATTGGTAAAAATAGCAGAGGTGCCCAAACGAGAGGTAAAAAACGCGGAAACACGAATGTTCGTGCAGATGATACCACAGAAAACAGCAGTAGCGCTTCCTCCTCCATTGTGTACGAATCTGATGATCAACACTTCGAGGCGCCTACTTCGAAAGCCAAACGAGCGAGAATTACTAGAAACACTTCGAGTACTTCAATAAGTGAGTCCGTTAAAAAGACCGAAAGAACCAGCAGACTTCCAGTTAGATCTACTCGACATAATCAAAAATCAATTACGGATTCATCCATGGAAGAAAACACGGAAACTACTGCTAATGAAACTGCTGTAGCTAATGTTACCAGAGGCAAACATAGTAAACGAAAAACGGGAAAAGCTAAGATCGAAAAACAGAAAGATCTCATAAACGAGACGACAGACACAGAAACGAGTTCCAGTGTTGAAAATGCGTCGGTACTTTCAACACCTAGCAGATCACGTAGAAGTATGTCTTCCTCGTTTTCAATGGCGTCACCGCTCAAGATGAAGCATCACGTCTTGTTTACGGGTATTTCAAACAATGATTACgggaaattattaaaaaaattgGGTACGTCTTAGATACCTGTGAaggaattttaattatttaggAAGATATTATAACTTTACTTAATATTTGCTTTTTCGTATAGGCGCATCTCAAGTAGAAGATCCAGCAAAGTGTACTGTGCTGGTTACGGATAAAGTTAGAAGAACGTTCAAATTTCTGTGTGCTCTAGCACGATCTATACCAATAGTTTCAATTGACTGGTTGGTCGACAGTGAAAAGAGTGGCCATTTTATGGACTTAGAAAGTTATATATTAAAAGATCCTACTGCTGAGGCTAATTTCCGCTTCACATTAAGCAAAAGCCTAGAAAAAGCAAAAGACCACAAACTTCTAGAAGGATATACGATTGTTCTAACTTCCAATGTAACACCACCACCTCTACCAGAATTGAAAAGTACGTTCTAAAACTGcttattttttgttttattgtTAAAATATACGTGTATTTTTTACAGGTATGATTATTTCATGTGGTGGCAAACCTTTGGTTCGGCCGCCACAGTCGTGGCCTCAGAAAGCAGTAATTATATCTCGAATGGAAGATATGGCGAACGCAAAGAAATTTCTTGCAAAAGCGCCTAAAACTGTTACTATTCAGTCGACAGAATTTCTGTTAACTGGTATTTTACGGCAAGAATTAGATTTTTCCGAATTTAAGCTAACTTAATTCCTTCGccattcttttttttaataaggAAACAAAAACATTGCAAGAAGCTATATGTGCAAATTGTTTATATGTATTTCTGAAGTATTTTTATATAATCCAAGTTATGCACAATCAAATAAATTGTGTTATCTAGATGCATATATATTACAAATACTTCAAACTACACATAAACTATGCTTATATGAATCAGAATTTTTACCATCATTCAAACTGCAGTTTATTTTTAAAATAACATAAGTAATACTTGATATAACTGAACAATAATTCGTATAAAGGAAAATAACTATTTTTAAtacctttttaaaacgcgaagaCGGGTTATTAATTGATGTTCGAAAATAAACTCATCCTTCCGTTTAGTAATTATAAACTTTATTGCTCATAAAAATCATACAGTCAGGTCTTAATTAATACTTTTGATTTTCAATGAACTCAAATTAATGTTCTGAATTACAAAAGAAAATGTTCTTTAAACTATCTCGAAAAACAAATGCATCCTTTGAATATTCATATTGATTAAAATACTTTCACAATGTTAAGTTCCTAGGTACTAAATTGAGCAATTATTTTAATACCGATTAACTGAAACGCGTCTAAATTGATGCTCAATATCACTAGAAAATTTGTACACTGTGTATGAATCCAATATGAATATAATTACTTAACATCTAATATGTCATGAGAGCTTGAAACTCAGGTGATCCTGGGTAGTCAAGAGTTGTTTGGATATGAAATTAGTTTACTCTATAACTCACAATATGATATGAGTAACAATGATGATTACAAAATGTAATTTTTGTACTAAGTACTAGCTATATCATCTTATCCTAAGTAAGGGTCTATGTTCAGCGACTAAATGCATTGCTGATAACGTAGGAAATGGAAAAAATTGTTTATTACATTCAAAAAGTTTCTTGGAGTGGTTTCTGATGGAGATGAAAAGTCCGTCTTTCAAACGTAATAAAACTCCGAACACCTGAAACAGACAGAAATATGACCATTAATaaataattcataaaataattatttcaatatCACAAAGATTTCCAAATACACAATTTCAAgatatcgaaaaaaaaaaatatttcacgtTTTGCGGAATAACAAAAAAAAGCAACAAGTGTTCGTACAAATGAGTCATGTATCAAATGTTTATTGCGCAGCGACGAGAAAAAAACTGAAATACAGTAATACGAACAAACGATAACGACAAACAAAGGATAATACAAAATGAAAGATTAATTTGAAACAGAGATTAACTTGAATCGGTCTAGCTTTCGATTAGAAGTACAAATATGTGTATCTACGACTGAAATTGCGCGTAGATACGAAAACGATGTAAACACGAACATCTCGGCCAAGGTTGTGAAATTTTCCGGTCGCAAATAAATCAATAACCAGATGCATAGAATAAAACGTTAGAGATAATAATGCAATTTTACGAGAAATTTGGTTACTTACAGCTTACGCTTTGCCCTTTCCGGCATTCCGTTTGTTGTGCTCAGAATTCATCAGTTTGGTCAGGATCTTTCTCGAATGGCCGCAAGGGTCGAAGTGGTTCGTGTGTGCAAGAGCTTCGCGTTTGCTTCGTTGCTTTCCGCTGTGACCGGTGAAAATGTGCTTGTCGTAATCGTAATTGAAGTGCTCGTATTCGTCAACGTAGTAGTCAGACATAGCTCTTGGATTTtgcaaaatgtttaaaaaataataacaGCTCAAACGCAGCCGAAGTGTCTCACACTGTGTCACACTTTTGCTTCAATAGTCCTGGACGCCGCTCACCGCAGCTCCTTATATAGCCTGCCCGAGTACTGTTGCACATGCGCAGTACCCAGTAGTGTCTCTAGCATTTTGAATGCCTGATGTAAGAACTATATTTAATGAGCAAAGCTGTTTTGTTAACACGTTTTTATAACACGTATCCCAATTTCATTTGTTTTGCGTGTAATAAGATATCAATTTCGACACTCCTGGTATTCTTAAACGCTGGCAGTTAATGAAATTCCAATAAATTTCGGTATCAGAGAATGTACTGGAATTGCCAATTTCTAGAAGTCTTTCGACATCGTTTATATTGAGTGCAGATGTTAAGAATAATATCTACAACCACTACATAGTGTTTTACGATCTGTTTGTTCGTTAAAAAATCGTATATCACTTTTAACCAAGTATTTTTTAAATACTAATCCATTTTGAATGTAAGTGTCATTGCATACGCAAATCTTACGTAAGTCGGTCGCTAATGAAAGTGTTTTAATATTGTTTACTGAGAGTTTATGTGTGAAATTAAAATACTTAATTTTATACTGCATGTAGACAGCCCTGATAACGTGTCATCTTAGCTTGGTAACTGTGAATATGTACATATGTACACACGTTAATCACAATCTTGAAgtatatacagtgctggacaaaagtattggcacagcatgattgttatgataaaaatgcttataactatgaaacaaattgttaaaaaggaaaaatttgtttacacgtttatttatttattattctagattattatttaacagaaacagtaatataaataaagtgatatgcgaaataataacaaaaacatatttattgagcgttttaagcatggacaaaagtattggcacattatacaaaatttagtgtagttgtatctctccgaaaaaaatccgattgtcacttgatggtataggtaggggattccctgatagtcattttttctaacagtcatccttaagttcagtcgattagcaacataggaaatataacaagcaacaatgtcaagaagagggaaagaaactacaagtgaagagagaaaaataatattaaatttgcacaaaatgcgaaaatcttatagtgaaatagcaaaaagtgttaatagaagtcgattcactattagaagtgtcgtaaaacgatttgagaatcaatcagatttcaaaagtaggaatcgaagtggacgtccctcaaagttaacagttagagaaaaacggaaaattgtaaaggaagtgaaaataaattgtaaattaaactcatcacaacttagagcaaagttaaatgaagaaaataaaaaagaagtaagttcgaaaactatacggagagtgttaaaagatgcgggatattctgcgtgtgtcgcaagaaggaaaccatacatatccaagaagaatcggaagatgagaaaagaatttgcaaaagaatttataaaaaaggatcccacattctggaataacgtattattttcagatgaaactaaatttaatatatttaaatcagatggcagagtattagtttggagaaagccaaatacggaaatggatccacaacatttacaagccactgtgaaacatggaggaggtggagtcatggtatggggttccattgcagcgtctggggttggcgaattagtattcatagatgagattatggacaaatatgtatatttaaatatattaaaggaaaatttatttaaaagtgctaataaattaaatctcccgcgtgatttttattttcaacaagaccatgatccaaaacatactgcctatattgtacgacaatggatcgtttacaataccgcacatacattaaataccccaccccagagtccagacatgaatcccatcgaacatgtttggaatgaattagaaaaaaaaattagaaaatataatataacaaacaaaaaccaattaaaagctattattttacaagaatggaacaatatagagccggattttacaaaaaaattggtaacttcaatgccaaaacgattgaaggaagttatcatgaggaatggagggccaaccaaatattaatttttaatttctaagtactttcaatcatttgtgccaatacttttgtccatgcttaaaacgctcaataaatatgtttttgttattatttcgcatatcactttatttatattactgtttctgttaaataataatctagaataataaataaataaacgtgtaaacaaatttttcctttttaacaatttgtttcatagttataagcatttttatcataacaatcatgctgtgccaatacttttgtccagcactgtatattcTCAGGCATTGTTTCGCATtgcaagagttctaataataCGCAGAACCTTGTGGAGACTGCATTCTCCTGTGCATACATGATAAATATTAATAAGTTTTGTATTAAATTTTTGTCACGCGAAACAAATCTCTCCCAACTAGTTACAAACAAAACATTGAGTTTGTTACGCATGCGCGGTCAACGTCTCGTTACATTGACTTCTAGAAGGCTCCCTATCGTCGTAAGCAAAACGTTGCTGCATGCATATTTTACACTTATCGTTTGTTGGTATACATCAAAGGACGTAATGCAAACCGCAAAAATATCTTTGAGGAATGTGGTGAAGAAATAGATATTAAATATACGCATATACACGTATCCTTTTTTAAGCTACATCTTAGTAGCCTGATTTAACGAGTCACCGAAAATGACACGTTACCGAAGATGTGTCTATTATACATTCCAGAATAACCGGATTCATATTTTTCAAACCAGTGATATTGACGTTCGAATAGCGACATGCTCCAATTATCGAGGATCCTTCGCGGTTAGAAAATGCTAACTAAATTTCCCACGTAAAAATACGTGGCACGACAGCGTTTATTTACGTCTCACGTTTTCGATGTGGACAATGGCACATTACATCGCGTGTAGTTGCAAGTGTCATGAAATACGTTCTCTTTGATCTTAAGTGTCTATTATACTTGATACACGTGGATAGCTTTTAATTCCTCTAAACAAACATCGTTACGTTAAAATGCGTGACAGATACGCTCTTTACATTATTCGAGAAGAAGGGCAAAAGAGAATTTAAAACAATTAGAGTGGATGGATTTACAATTGACAGTGACCTTTAAATTCCATTTTTTACTTATCAAATGTTGTTATGACTCATGAGTCACGGTAATAATATTATCGACAAGAATACAGTATGTTTCCCAAGGTTGACAATAAAAAATTGTCCAAACACTGCTGACAGATGTTTCGCGTGTAACATTTGTGGTGGTATTTAATTTCGATCTATACTAATtcatcttctacgtttcattttccCCAATGACAATGGGTCGTGCGACTCGATTACGGGCCTGTACCGAACGTATTTATTCATACTGGTGTACGTTCACAAAATTGGCACGCATTGTACCAAACGAAAGACCCGTTGAAATTATAAAAACTGTCGAGTTCGTGAAATTACGGTCGATTGAGAGGATGTAGTATGCGCGTGAAATCCCGTTAATCGATCTGATCTTGTTACCGCAGCGCACACCTGGGCATACCCGACAAAACGAGTGTACCAGTGGCAAAGGATGCGGACGAGTTTTCACCTCGATACCTTTTGATCAATCCCATCTGCTATGTGGCCCTTTATACTTTTCTCTCGTCCGTGTTGGCGGACTTTGTGAAAATGTTGGATTCGTTGTCGCGTAGTTTAATGGTTACTCAACAGTAGAAGGTTCTCGTATAAATTTCTACACGGATCGATAGCGCTAGATTGGATCCCACTTGCTCAAGTAAAAGTTTGCCGGAACGTTGCTCTATCGCTATTACTCATTCGGCCAATGATTAAACCGTAATCAGATTACAACTACGTTGTCGAAATACAAAGAGAACAGTTTTCATCGCTTGTGTACGATCGCGTAAACTtaactgaaaaaaaaaaaacaaaaatagaATAGTATGAAGAAGTAACACGTGCAAAAGTTTTATTGAAGAAGTTTAGTTTCACACAATttagcatagaacattacaacactatCAAAACGTTTTCTCGTTAAAACAACTTTTCTATATTTTCACCATCAAATGTTGAAGAACTTAGTATCGAAGATTTGAGTAACACTTATTATAATCGACGCTTAATGATATAAGATCAAGAATTTACATACTGGAAGATTCCGTTTACGTCTCGTCAATAATTATTCGTTTTAATAGAATCTAATCGAGCCCATACACGTCCCCTCCTTTACGGAAATCCGCGTTCGCATATATTGTATCGTTCTTGGTGAAAATGGCGCAGGCCACGCTGCCGCGAATCCTGTAACGCGCCGTTTTGTGGCCGAGCTTCTTCAGACCATCGATCACCTGCTTTGGCACACCGTACTCGTAGGCCATCTCAGTTGGGAACAACTGATGATGTATTCTAGGCGCATCCACTGCTTCTTTTACCGTTTGCCCCATCCAAATAGTTTTTGCAATTATCTAGAGGTGTCATTTGACCaaaaattatcatgaaaaataatgCATTTGACCAATTTCTTTCTAACAAACGCTaatcatttcaaaaaatgaaaatAAGGAGAAGAATTGGAAATCTCGATATAGTAATTCATCGCCACAacaaaacaaagaaatgagtctTTATCGGTTGCTGCAATTCAGAATGAATAAAGCAATCAGTGGAAGAATTCTGACCTGTGATACTGTCGTGGTGATCTTTGTACCACCAGAAGCACCGATAACCATTTTTACATTGTCATTTGAATCGACAAGGATCGATGGTACCATGGACGACAAAGGCCTCTTACCAGGAGCGATATAATTGTTTGGACTGGGCGGTATTCCGAAATAATTAAGTGTTGACGGTATGCCGAAATCATTCATcgcattatttaataatatccCGGTGCTGGGGCTAACTACACCGCTTCCAAAGCTAAAAAGAAACAGTTGCTAAATATGTCAATATAAACGGTCCTCATTTGACGTAATTAGCTGCATTCTGCGAAGAAGTCTTGTAATGTGTTTGGAAAGCAAACATACTAAAAGTTAATGGTACTGGTAGCTGATACTGCATCCCCATTTGGCGCTAATACTGAAACATGAGCAGTTCCTTGATCTTTCGCACTGCTGAATGTGGTTGCTCCATAATGGGTCGGATCATCCCACGTTCTATGATCGTCTATCATCATTCGAGTTTTACGCGCGTGACTCCTCGACGTCAGGTTCCTCACCAACTTAAACAAGTAGAATTACAATGATGAGTTGTACGTTTGATTTGGTCCAACGTTTTCGTTAAATTCTATTGTGTACTAACTTCCCCCATATCGACGTAGTCCTTATCGCCCATATCAGTTCTCGATGCGTACGCATATTTAAAGGTCTCTATCATCCGATGATATGTAAGAGTGGTTTGATTAAAATCAGATATGCTATTAGACGTAAAATTGAACTCGTCAAAAATGTTTAGAATATAGGTAAGAAGGGCTCCACTTGCTGGTAAACCCATCGTGTAAACTTTTATTCCA
This is a stretch of genomic DNA from Xylocopa sonorina isolate GNS202 chromosome 8, iyXylSono1_principal, whole genome shotgun sequence. It encodes these proteins:
- the LOC143426370 gene encoding nuclear protein 1, with the protein product MSDYYVDEYEHFNYDYDKHIFTGHSGKQRSKREALAHTNHFDPCGHSRKILTKLMNSEHNKRNAGKGKA
- the Mu2 gene encoding mutator 2; protein product: MDILATQMCEDNDFMPTQRFVPSTQSEAIQEHTQIGVLTINCNTYPINRGINKIGRHPHSDIVLNDQTVSKKHAEIEANSREASAWICDLDSSNKTKLNNIILRPNRCYELKDGNVLEFGMVRAIYNVCGSMDESLIPETPAPNRLKKQNLIIPATPDSSLDNVSVIPATQSDNKESMFRYPSLPIKTSIGSTRKSSLQDSSIDVSLNDSRSATKEHSVGEHRISIHDMETQNSIESHNETDDDIHDVETQKICLTKKIRALAKSSHSQATNIHDLETQCEEDDAPAEVSDIHNVETQHDISIHDMKTSKQIDLIRKDTAGDDSASNIANLETSETKEGKKLTNEKDDVRNAVTREGEINISTSHPNDADKVEDKVEDTETADSPQKDLQLSLTNSDDDNLTECDESRNLLGSQPLVEFLEDNYEPSNDANLKSSSPKRVSDANDRDTSNKSTDDENIFDAATQVSKVNESPSKDAPQSVDYPFKARSLVDDSNDTDEDCVFQMYSYNRRKDSEKSSKSQLSDSEDSTTDEEGRFAEIALKQKQNVSNCFANHNGSRGGKCEASTSKDSEDLFDKLTQPVNWRTPNKKDTVKEVSFDAPTQVIDAKNPENNEKTNDDTRTMEDVDMAPTQIIRRSSNSPVKEINPLVSLTRKKGASDEEDISEIDNNAPTQIINIAEKATHETDESSSTLDPLKAIEIEDPGIVDIDYEMASTQRISDIEKEISDTCKDVSESSKSSDSIERNLNAMFKDVDDERIEEQPQISTQVLKNVLESPQCKDKLPDKNESSVDGKPTAENKPRKSTRVRKLKQSATESPSNLISNKILDAKNASEERVEEQPQKSPQVFKSASKSPERETANVDSDSSTRKSTRRSIRSRKTPVVESNDNESQSSENYFSTLTSTRKRRILLDFQDSSEPDERKKLNEKTVNEETTSKSIDTANNENISDVSSKSVPKCSSTPKSILENQSTELEHLSTPTSSKKKKNKESKAVELTSEKTNIPKRDEESGECSKNTDGQASSGSVDGEQRQQLCTILENDEDILAGLPEVRISGTISNPASPDSSKSEYRININRNQPRQVSVRIAPKREASRKSTRKSAVRKNMENSEPYRAVNKLNSSAILKSLLNSFSNNFEVNKMSAFGNVDEKVNQIVKGSVKELMPESSCKSKGSDSVPQSKSIASVDLQKERTRSSIESNRGTCNSPKEKADSSSVFQVGKEALVEKAAAEPAKRNVRRTTRGGKRSYSMVNTIESSDPKKRKQDVKVDVSAGSTDRKENGISGRRLSSSILNFVTRGDPPVNLSESSNANLDKEVVIKIPRYTPTGSMSPSTPTELVTKENGSNKTAGLRRRSSLVNTQVVSNVASKRNQKIDQHVQMRNNVNQKTTSGIKPSSEDISSEVGEESQEVEMIMNNSLKEQSIASNVETGIGKNSRGAQTRGKKRGNTNVRADDTTENSSSASSSIVYESDDQHFEAPTSKAKRARITRNTSSTSISESVKKTERTSRLPVRSTRHNQKSITDSSMEENTETTANETAVANVTRGKHSKRKTGKAKIEKQKDLINETTDTETSSSVENASVLSTPSRSRRSMSSSFSMASPLKMKHHVLFTGISNNDYGKLLKKLGASQVEDPAKCTVLVTDKVRRTFKFLCALARSIPIVSIDWLVDSEKSGHFMDLESYILKDPTAEANFRFTLSKSLEKAKDHKLLEGYTIVLTSNVTPPPLPELKSMIISCGGKPLVRPPQSWPQKAVIISRMEDMANAKKFLAKAPKTVTIQSTEFLLTGILRQELDFSEFKLT